The Fictibacillus phosphorivorans genomic sequence AGGCGAGGGAACGAATTGAAAAGGCTAAAAGCGGTGAGTATAAACTTTTATATATTGCACCAGAACGCCTTGAATCTTATGACTTTATGGATCATTTGCGCCAGATCGATATCCCTTTGATCGCGGTAGATGAAGCACACTGTATCTCGCAATGGGGTCACGATTTCAGACCGAGCTACCAACGCATTCAAAGAATGGTCGGAAATCTGCCTAATCGTCCGGTCGTACTGGCATTAACGGCAACAGCTACACCACGCGTTCGTCAGGACATCTGTTGGTCGCTGGATATTGATGAGAACAAAACGGTATTAACAGGATTTGAACGTGAAAATTTATCCTTTTCCGTGATAAAGGGACAAGATCGTCTTTCTTATTTAAAAGATTTTCTGAAAAAGAACGAGAAAGAAGCGGGAATCATATACGCAGCAACACGTAAGACGGTTGATCAGCTATTTGAGACACTCCAAAAAAGCGGTATCAACGTTTCACGGTATCATGCAGGGATGAATGACAACGAGCGAATGGAACAACAAGAACAATTTCTTCAAGATGAATCATCTGTTATGGTGGCTACTTCTGCGTTTGGGATGGGTATCGATAAATCGAATATCAGATATGTTATCCATTTTCAGTTACCTAAAAACATGGAGAGTTATTATCAAGAAGCGGGTCGTGCTGGCCGTGATGGACTTCAAAGTGAATGTATCCTGCTGTATTCCTCTCAAGATGTTCAAGTCCAGCGTTTTCTGATCGATCAGTCTAGTGAACAGGATCGTATGGCGCAAGAGCTGGAGAAGCTTCAACTCATGGTGGACTATTGCTATACAGAAAGCTGTTTGCAGCAATCCATCGTCCGTTATTTTAGTGACGAGGAAATACCACCATGTGGCCGGTGCGGCAACTGTACGGATAATCGCGATAGCATCGATGTGACAAGAGAAGCGCAGATCGTATTGTCCTGTATCGTGAGAATGGGGCAGAAGCGTTTTGGAAAAACTTTGATCGCACAAGTACTGACTGGTTCCAAAAATAAAAAAGTGTTAGAGATGCGATTTAATAAGCTGCCGACTTACGGCATGCTGAAAGATAAAAGCACGAAAGAAGTAACAGACCTTATTGAGTTTTTCATCTCACAAGAAATCATTGCTGTTGAACATGGTACATTCCCAACACTTTATATAAAAGAAAAAGGGAAAGACATCCTGCTCGGAAAAGAACAGATCATGCGTAAAGAAGCGGTCGTAACGAAACAAGTGGCTGCAGATGATCCGTTATTTGAAGAGCTTCGAATCGTACGTAAAACAATAGCTGATCAAGAAAACGTTCCACCGTTCGTTATTTTCGCAGATACGGCATTAAAAGATATGTGCGTGAAACTGCCTGAGTCAAGGACTGATTTTTTGAGTGTGACGGGTGTTGGTCAGAATAAGCTAGAAAAGTACGGAGAGCGGTTTATTTCTGCCATTTCAAATTATTTAACTGAACATCCTGAGCGAAGAGAGAGTATGGATCAAAGCACAGTCGTAAAAGCACCTGCGAAAAAGACAACGCCTGATTCTCATCTTGAAACATACACTCTCTATAAAGAGAAAATGTCAGTCGGTGAGATTGCTGAAGACCGAAAGTTAGCATTAAGTACGGTTGAGAATCACCTTATTCAATGCATGCAAGAAGGAATGGATGTTCAGATGGAGGACCTTATTCCAGAAGAATATGTCTCAAAAATTGAACATGCCATTCAACAAGCCGGCGGAGAAAAGTTAAAGCCGATCAAAGAATTACTTCCTGAAGAAGTAAGTTACTTTATGATTAAAGTTTACTTGCTGCAAAACGAAAATAAGAAACGGGTGACAAGATGAAGAAGAATGTCCGATTAAAAGTAAAACCTTCTTATGTGAAGGGGTTAAAAACAGGCTTTCCATTGATCACGGAAGATGCTGTACAAAATATAAGCAACGTTAAAGAAGAAGGAACGATCATTGAACTGTTTGATGAAAAGAATGTGTTCCTCGGTAAGGGATATTACGGTAAACAAAACAAAGGTCGTGGATGGGTACTCACGCAAAATTCACAAGAACTCATCGATCAAGAATTTTTTGAAAAGAAAATAAAAAAAGCGATTAACCATCGCCAAGATCTTTTTAACAATTATGAAACGACGGCATTCCGCGTTTTTAACGGCGAGGGAGACGGAATCGGTGGGCTGACGATCGACCATTATAACGGCTACTACGTTCTAACTTGGTATAGTGAAGGCATCTACTCCTTTAAGGATGAAGTAATCGCTTCTCTTAAAGAGCTTGTTAAAGTAAAAGGCATCTACGAGAAGAAGCGTTTTGCTGTAAAAGGAAAATATATTGATGATGACGATTTTGTTGAAGGTGAACAAGCGCCAAGTCCACTGATCGTGAGAGAGAACGGCATCCACTTTGCAGTATATCTGAATGATGGTGCGATGGTAGGCGTGTTCTTGGATCAGCGTGACGTGCGAAAGACGATCCGTGATCAATATGCGAAAGGGAAAACAGTTCTGAACACATTCTCTTATACTGGTGCGTTCTCAGTTGCGGCCGCTCTTGGTGGAGCTCTGAAAACGACAAGCGTTGACTTAGCGAACAGAAGCCGAAGCAAGACGCAAGAACAGTTCAGTGTGAACGGTCTGGACTATGAGGACCACGACATCATCGTAGAAGATGTGTTCAACTACTTTAAATATGCCGTCCGTAAAGAGCTTTCATTTGACCTTGTTATTCTAGATCCCCCTAGCTTTGCGCGTTCAAAGAAACATACGTTCAGTGCTGGGAAAGATTATCCTGATCTGTTAGCACAAGCGATTCAGATTACAGAAAGAAACGGTGTAATCGTAGCTTCTTCTAACTGTTCTACGTTTGGGATGAAAAAGTTTAAAGAGATGATAGCATCAGCTTTTAAACAAACGGGTGGCACATATAACATTTTGGAAGAGTTTAAGCTTCCACAAGATTTTAAAACTCACAAAGAGTTCAAAGAGGGTAACTATTTAAAAGTAGTGTTCATTGAAAAATTAAGCTAACCGGCGAAAGGGGATCTTCATGTCGATGAATAACGAACGCCGTATTTTAATTATGACTTCTGTAGCTGCTGAAAAAGAAGCGATCTTAAAAGGAATTGGGCAAACGCCTTCGATTGATGTGGTATTAGCTGGAGTTGGTCCGATCTCAGCGGGTATTCAAACCACAAAAGCTTTATTAACGAAAGACTATGACGTTGTAATCAACATGGGTATTGCTGGTGGTTTTCAGGATAAAGCAGCTGTTGGAACATTAGTCATTGCAGATGAGATCATTTCAGGAGATCTTGGGGCAGAATCTCCTGAAAAATTCATCAGTTTGGATGAGCTAGGTTTTGGTGCTTCAACGCGCATAAAAGCAGACAGCGAACTGGTCATGCACTGTTTAACGTCACTAAAGCTCGCAAGTGTGCCTGTTCAACTCGGTCACGTTCTAACGCTCTCTACTGTGACAGGAACTGCTGAAACTACGAAAAGTCTTCAGGATCGAGAACCTGATGCTGTAGCAGAAGCGATGGAAGGCTATGGTGTAGCGCTAGCGGCACAAGAATTTGGAAAGCCGGTACTTGAGATTCGTTCCATATCAAATCCAATCGGTCCGCGAGATCGTTTTGCTTGGCGTATGAAGGAAGCGTTCGCTACACTAGAGAGAGCTAGTAAAGTTATCGCGGAGGTTTTGTTATGAGTAAAATGAGTATTGCGTTTTCACCTTGTCCCAATGATACGTTTGTTTTTCATGCATTGGTTCATGGTCTTGTTTCTGGGGCTCCAGAATTTGATGTTACATATGCAGATATTGATATTACAAACGGCTTAGCTGCTGAGTCAGATGAACTTGATATCTTGAAAATCTCATACGCAGCGCTTCCTTATGTTTTGGACAAATATGCTCTACTTCCATGCGGAGGGGCGCTCGGTCGTGGATGTGGTCCGTTAGTTCTTGTGAAAAAGTCAGGTGAAGTTACACCAGACATGCTATCAGGAGCAAAAGTGGCCGTTCCGAGTGAACGCTCTACCGCATACATGCTGTTCCGTTTATGGGCGGCTCAAAATGTACCAGGCGGAGTAGGCGAGATTATCGTTATGCCGTTTAATGAGATCATGCCTGCTGTAAAAGACGGCAAGATTGATGCCGGTCTTGTCATCCATGAAGCACGCTTTACGTATCAAAATTACGGATTGAATCTGTTGGCTGATATGGGTAGCTGGTGGGAAGAAGATACGGGTCTGCCCATCCCACTCGGAGCGATCATCGCACGTCGTTCACTAGATTTAGAGTCTATTACAGGGTGGATTCGTGAATCAGTAGAGTATGCGTGGCGTAATCCTGAGGCATCTAGAGATTATGTGATGCAGCACGCGAGCGAACTCTCAGAGGACGTTGCGAAATCCCATATTGATCTGTATGTGAATGATTTTACGGCTGATCTTGGAGACAAGGGCTTCGAGGCGATTACAACTCTATTGAACCGTGCTGGAGAAGAAGGCATCGTGCCGAAGAAGGATTATACGAAACTATTGAAGAGTTAAGAATGGACAAATTAATTCTTAGATTGGACAGATTATTAGGGACTTTGGACAGATTATCTTGGGAATCGGACAGATTAAAGTGAACATTGGACAGATTAACTCCTAGATTGGACAGATTACCTAATAAAACCTGCATAATGTAGAATTAACCACTCTCTGAACCCGCGCATACCTTATAACGAGAAGAAAAACTGTTATAAGGAGGCGCAATATGTCTAATACAAATGTATTAACACTCATTGGGGCTTTGTTAGCTGGCTATTTTCTACTTGCACTTCCACTAGGCGGCACGTTTTTAGCTGCATTCGGTCCAGCTGTTAAAATTATCGCAATCTTAACTGTTCTTGTTTTTGGAGCCGTATTGATCTATAAAGGGCTCAAAGAAATTTTAAGAAAATAGACATGAAGAAACCCGCTTAAACTAAAGCGGGTTTCCTTGTTTTTATTTAGGAAGCAAAGCACGAAGCTCTTCCGTCATCTGATCTAAAAGTTCAGGACGTCCGTGAAATTGAGCAGGTGTGTTTTGAAAAAGTTTAATGAACCATTTATCCTCAACTCTAACTGCAATCACCGTATGATGCGTGTTCAGTTCCGGAGATAGTTCTGTCTTTCCTACGGGTATCATCCCGGCAATTGCACGAACTATAACAGCATCTTCACTTAAGAAGGAGACGTTCTTCACTTTTGCGTAATAAGGTGGGGTAGGAAAGCTGCTAAAAATGGGTTCGAGATGAGCATGTATCTCTTCAGGTCCGAAAGCCTGGCTTCCATCATATCCAACCATCTCGCCGTCTTCAGTAAAATGATCAGCCATAGCACGTGAATTCCGTTCGTTCCATGCTTGTAT encodes the following:
- a CDS encoding futalosine hydrolase, with product MSMNNERRILIMTSVAAEKEAILKGIGQTPSIDVVLAGVGPISAGIQTTKALLTKDYDVVINMGIAGGFQDKAAVGTLVIADEIISGDLGAESPEKFISLDELGFGASTRIKADSELVMHCLTSLKLASVPVQLGHVLTLSTVTGTAETTKSLQDREPDAVAEAMEGYGVALAAQEFGKPVLEIRSISNPIGPRDRFAWRMKEAFATLERASKVIAEVLL
- a CDS encoding 1,4-dihydroxy-6-naphthoate synthase; the encoded protein is MSIAFSPCPNDTFVFHALVHGLVSGAPEFDVTYADIDITNGLAAESDELDILKISYAALPYVLDKYALLPCGGALGRGCGPLVLVKKSGEVTPDMLSGAKVAVPSERSTAYMLFRLWAAQNVPGGVGEIIVMPFNEIMPAVKDGKIDAGLVIHEARFTYQNYGLNLLADMGSWWEEDTGLPIPLGAIIARRSLDLESITGWIRESVEYAWRNPEASRDYVMQHASELSEDVAKSHIDLYVNDFTADLGDKGFEAITTLLNRAGEEGIVPKKDYTKLLKS
- the recQ gene encoding DNA helicase RecQ, with protein sequence MIEKAKQMLNLHYGYSSFRNGQEQAIQSVLAGDDTLCVMPTGGGKSICYQIPALVFEGTTIVISPLISLMKDQVDTLLQLGISAAFINSSLTAAEARERIEKAKSGEYKLLYIAPERLESYDFMDHLRQIDIPLIAVDEAHCISQWGHDFRPSYQRIQRMVGNLPNRPVVLALTATATPRVRQDICWSLDIDENKTVLTGFERENLSFSVIKGQDRLSYLKDFLKKNEKEAGIIYAATRKTVDQLFETLQKSGINVSRYHAGMNDNERMEQQEQFLQDESSVMVATSAFGMGIDKSNIRYVIHFQLPKNMESYYQEAGRAGRDGLQSECILLYSSQDVQVQRFLIDQSSEQDRMAQELEKLQLMVDYCYTESCLQQSIVRYFSDEEIPPCGRCGNCTDNRDSIDVTREAQIVLSCIVRMGQKRFGKTLIAQVLTGSKNKKVLEMRFNKLPTYGMLKDKSTKEVTDLIEFFISQEIIAVEHGTFPTLYIKEKGKDILLGKEQIMRKEAVVTKQVAADDPLFEELRIVRKTIADQENVPPFVIFADTALKDMCVKLPESRTDFLSVTGVGQNKLEKYGERFISAISNYLTEHPERRESMDQSTVVKAPAKKTTPDSHLETYTLYKEKMSVGEIAEDRKLALSTVENHLIQCMQEGMDVQMEDLIPEEYVSKIEHAIQQAGGEKLKPIKELLPEEVSYFMIKVYLLQNENKKRVTR
- a CDS encoding SgcJ/EcaC family oxidoreductase, translated to METEHIKAVKNLYFNFIQAWNERNSRAMADHFTEDGEMVGYDGSQAFGPEEIHAHLEPIFSSFPTPPYYAKVKNVSFLSEDAVIVRAIAGMIPVGKTELSPELNTHHTVIAVRVEDKWFIKLFQNTPAQFHGRPELLDQMTEELRALLPK
- a CDS encoding class I SAM-dependent rRNA methyltransferase, with the translated sequence MKKNVRLKVKPSYVKGLKTGFPLITEDAVQNISNVKEEGTIIELFDEKNVFLGKGYYGKQNKGRGWVLTQNSQELIDQEFFEKKIKKAINHRQDLFNNYETTAFRVFNGEGDGIGGLTIDHYNGYYVLTWYSEGIYSFKDEVIASLKELVKVKGIYEKKRFAVKGKYIDDDDFVEGEQAPSPLIVRENGIHFAVYLNDGAMVGVFLDQRDVRKTIRDQYAKGKTVLNTFSYTGAFSVAAALGGALKTTSVDLANRSRSKTQEQFSVNGLDYEDHDIIVEDVFNYFKYAVRKELSFDLVILDPPSFARSKKHTFSAGKDYPDLLAQAIQITERNGVIVASSNCSTFGMKKFKEMIASAFKQTGGTYNILEEFKLPQDFKTHKEFKEGNYLKVVFIEKLS